The genomic stretch CCCAGATCTTGTAATGTAACAAAGAAGCACATCTATTATGTCACAGATTTAATGCTTAATAATTTGACaactatatttcaataaaattggCTTCCTTGGCAATCCTATGTATTTTGTCCTGTGCCTTTCTCCAGACTGCCAAAGGGGTTGATGGCACATTGGGAGTTAGAGTGTCTGATGTGAATCAGGAATAGAAAGCTCTACAGACAGGTCCAGGTCAGTAGACTTTGCTGTACCCCTGCCTCGTGCTCTAACCTTACCATTATCTGGAGTACGTGGTAGCTGGTGGCATATGAATTGACAGGACAATGGGCCCTTTGCCTAGGGACCTTCCTGTTTccaatagtatggaatttccataCTATTTACATAATATGCAAAGAGTTGTTCTATGTTAGGTGAAAATGCACTCAGTAGCAATATCATGAAGCAGTTTTTACCTTCAAATGCCTTTGTGACAGGGGTGGAAGGGGTCTCAGAGAGCATCTAGTCTGAGCAGCATCTTAAATCCAGGCACTGAGGTTCAGAGGGAAGTTATTTACCAGGGTACACATCAGTTAAAGATAATGGTGCATTCCAAGagggttttaattttattctgaataGGGTAAGTGTCCTGGGAGTCTGCAGaggaaaggggcaggggagggagaggcagggagagaagatgAGAACAGAAGGGATGGAAAGGAGCTCTGGGAGAACTCAGAGCCGGATTTCAGGATACTTCTTCCAATATACATTCCAGAGCCTGCCATCAACTCTCCTGTGAATTTTCAGGAATCTTAACTTCCTAGGACCAACTTAAATTTCTCATAACTTAGTCACATTACTGCTCAGACGCACTTTGAAGCACATGGAATGGATTCAACAAATTTCACAGGACTTAATGTATATTactagctctttaaaaaaaaaagaaattctattatTCCCAGTTCCACAGGATCCCTAGAGCTGCTTGTTGACTCCTACACGAAGGGCTATtatgtaagaaagtggtctagaaGGCAACAGTGGAGTGAGATGAGTTGTTTCCAAAGTCAAGGTTCTTTCTGGGAATGGATTATCCAGGGATTAGACAGATTTTAAGTGCCTTCCAATTCTGGCACTCAATACATACCTTTCCCTTCCGATACTAAACTCGGCTAGGCCTGACCTTCCCTCCACATCTACATGACCCCATACAGAGTGTGTCCATGAACGGGGCTTGAGCTTTGAAACCTGTTGAACATGGGCTCTACCTTAGCAGCCCACGGAGGATGGAGCTCCCTCtactgaaaacagaaataatatgCTGGAGACTGTAAAAGACCTGAGCTGTTGCAGACACAAATGACCCTGGAATGATGAATAAACTTCAGGATTAAAAATCTTTGTGGGATTCCTGCTACACCCAGACCCACACCCTGTGAATGCTTCTTAGTTCCGATCTGTCCGGCAGGaggcagcagcccccagcccccagcccccagcccctagcTCAGGGCCAGAGCCAAAAGCCGGGCAGACGGAACAAGAGGCCAGATCCATCCGCTTCCCTGGAAGCCGCACCGCCAACTATCAACTGGGCCTACCCGCCTGTCTGCCTCCTCATAGCGGGGCGGGTCTAGGCGGGGCAGCTCTTCTTGACGGAGCGGCGGAGGACGCTGCGCATGCGCACTGCAGGGACGGCGCCGCCCGGAACCCACCGCAGCGGCAGTGTGCCTGGAAGGTGGGGCGCTAGCAAGCCGCACCACTTCCGGACTTCAGGTAGAACTTTGCCCGCAGCTGGCTCCTGCGAGGAGGGCTCAGGGCTGCAGGTGAGTTGTACATCTTGCAGTTGAGCACTCCCTGCCCTGAATTTTCCAGCAAAGGTGCAGAAATAAGCAGAGAACCCATCATACAGAGAACTTTGGTAGGTGTTTTCAGGAGATGAGGTCTGCTCTCCTAGGGATCGCTTCTCTCATCCTCCTTGGACTTCCCcacatttcttccttctcacGGTCCTGAATCTTCCacctgtcccacccccaccccccgccccctacTGTCTTTTTGGAGCTATTAAGGGGTGGGATAGTGGGGCCTGTGGatcattggaaaaaaaaatgcttgtcaGGGCTTTATCTTCCTACACCACCCAGACTTCACTCAAAAATGTGTCTTTCGAGCCCCAAGGAGTGCAAAGGTGGGTAGGTAATTATTGATACTCAACGTATAAAGATGCTTTTTATATAGTAGCTTACGGAAAATGTTAGTGGGTTCCCCAAGTTTTGGAGGGCTAGGGACAAGGCAGGGCCCTGCCACCTGGTTTCGTGTACGGTGTAGTAAGTCTTTTTGCTGCATTGCATCCAAGATGCCTTCTGGCCTTTCTAAGTGCTGAGTATCTGGTTGGTGATGGAAGTCTGTGGTGTGTCCCACATCGTCCCCACCCGCATCCCTTTCGTCGTAACTCATCCTGTGACTTTTCATGTGTGCTTCTGGGTTGCTCAAATGTTCCTGCCATAGCAAAGGAGCAAGAGAGGTGATTGCTTTTTGTCTGAATTTTCTGTATGTGTCCAGAAACTTCTTGCAAGGATtgggaatatatttattttacctcCTAAGAACAACGCTCAGTTCACTTAAGGAGAGATTAAGGCAGTGGCTGTTTCTTGACTTAGGTCAGTATAACAAGTCTTCAGATGGGAGTTATTAGGTTCActcatcactcattcattcagcaagtatttactaAGCACCTGCCTCTCCATGGCAATGAGCTTGATCCTGTGAGAAAGACAAAGATGAATTTAACCCAAGCTTTACCTTCAAGGAGCTTGACTGGCTGAAAGGAGAGATAAGCTCTTATAACTAACTCTATGTCAGGAAGAAATGGGAGGCTTGGAGAAGAAGCAGCCTTTCACACCAGGTGGTTGGcttaagaagaaaataaggtcCCGAAATCACTGTCTGATGATGAGTGATCTCTCTCATAAGTGTCAGAACTATACAGGTGTTTTCCTTACTGCAACAGCCTCTCAGCTTATTTTCCTGCACTTCAACACATCTCCCACGTCTGCAGCCACAAAATGCTTGCGGGAATTGAATTTGATGGAAAGACTCCCTTTGTTCATTCCTCGCTGCCCTTGGGACAGAAACCAGACTCCTTCACATGGCTGCTCAGGCCCTGTCTTTCTCAGCAGCCCCGTTTTTTTTCACAGCCTCCTTGCAATTATTTCCCTTTTGAAAATGTATGCTTTTTCATGCCACTAGGCCTTTGTATACGTTCTCCCTTCTGCCTACAACATGCCCCTTTTTGCTATCTTCTCACTTAGCTTACTCATATTCTCCCTGAGGTCCCAGCTGAACCCTGCTTCCTCTAGGAATCCTTCCTTAGACCCCCAGGTCTCATTAGGTGCCCGTGCTGCTCAGGGCTCATTCACGTATCTGCCTCCTCTGCTGAGCTGTACTGTGAGTCCTGGAAGACCAGGGTCCTGTCCAGGGGCTTTTCATTGCTTCCCACTGCCTTGCACaaagaagatgctcaataaagtGGCTAAATGTAAGTTGTAATATTATGGTTTGATTCATTGAATGCCTGAATTCATCCTTCCCCGGCTGTTTTCTCAGTGGCCTTATACACATCAAGCTTAAAAGTGGATGTAAGGGTGAATAAGAAGAACAGTCATTATTAGAGCAGCTTATATTTGTTGAGTGCTTggtatgtgccaagcactgttgtgtttttcagttttaattcatttaattatcacaactctatgaggtagatatttatattattcctgttttacagatggagGTACTGAATTACACAGACATTAAAGAACATGCCTAATgttacacagctaataagtggtgTCATCAGATGCGAAGCCAAATGTACATTGTGGAATATGATTAACTCTTTCAGAAAGACAGTAAGTAGGATTGAACAGGAGATGCTCATAGGGCTGAAGATGACAAGGCTCCAAATGGAAGCCTGGGCAGTATGCTCACAACTTTAAGCTATAGAGCTGATTAAAAGTGATTAATTCAGAATTTAAAACTCTGAAGAACATCAGTTTCACTTACATATTCACTTTTTTTCAGCCAGCAAACTCAGTTATGAGAGGTCTATTGCTAGTGGTTTGGAATGAAACGTCTCTTAAGTCTGAAATCATGAttctgctgtgtgaccccagaggTGTTActtgccttctctgtgcctcagtctcatctggaaaatggggatagtaatagTAGTACTTACTTCATAGGCATTTTGGTCATAATTAAATGAGGTGATACATGTAAGGCCTTAGAATGGTGCCTAGCACATGGTAATTGCTCATAAATTATCctcattattatttgttttctatcatTTAGTTAACAATGGTTTTTGAATGCAGGTCCTTCCTACACATTTAGTCCCACTGTACCACTTCTTGGGCATAGATGAGCTCccttattttaattcttcttccTACAGATGTTGAAGATTTTTCAGTGTAGTCTTGTTTTCAGTACAGTCATCTCTTCCTGTGCCTGAGACCCCTACCCCAAGGCCCTTGCTCACATTATAAGTTCTAGTTTACTCTGAAATAAGCTCAGGATCCTTTTTCCATTCTTCTGGGTCAATTCATTACCAGCTGTTACAGGAAATAAAAGATCGGGTTAACCCAAATGACTAGCAGTGAGAAAACCAAAAATGCAATGAAATCTCATACATCATTCCTTGTATGTacaaagataattattttcccTGTGGAGGAAATACAGCTGTTAAAAAGCTAAGTTACAAAAGTACCACAGGGTCTCTTACAGGAGCTGGTGGTAAGGATGGGGTGGGATGCAAGGACCAACAGCCAGCTAGTGGCCAGGGTCCTGTCTCCAGCCTGTAGCCAGTATGCTTTGTTCTGCAGCTCAGAGACCTGGGGCTGGACTTCAGTGGAACCTCTCACCCCTGGGTGTATGTTTCAGTTGCTGCAGTGGTGCACAATAGAGTATCATTGTCGTTCAATGAACTTGGTGCGTGGGCTTCGTCATATTCTCTAGTGATTTACCACTGAGTGAGCATCCATGCCTCTGCCACTAGGGAAGAGCCATTTCATAACAAAGCCAGTGACAAAGCGGATGTTAAAGTGAATCTGTGGTTCAGTCAGCAAATGTCCAGATCATCCCTGTCCTGTTCTTCATTGTGAGGAGGATGGAGGGACAAATATGCACACAAATATGAAAGAATTATAAGATGGGGTTTTGCAGTCAAGGAATTTAGAGGAAGCAGAGTGGTTTGCTCCAGACCAGTTGGATGGTGCAGGCTAGAGTGGTTAAGGAGGCTGGGAGGTAGTCAAAAGTGGGGTGAGgtgtggagggtgggtggggtttGTAGTTGGGAGAGAGGGGGACATTCCAGGCACAAAGTGAAAAGTGAAGATTGTGGTGTTGTCTCCAGTGAGCAGAAATCTTActtggggaggtggaagggaacTAAGCAGCTGACCAGATAGCAGGTCTGGAAGACAAGGAAAGGAGAATCAAAATGGGTGTCCCCTGAGCGTGCTTGAGCATGGTGAGCATGGTAGCATAGCGGTTGAGTGGTACACAGGTAAAGATCTAGCTTCCCTTTTTTAGTAGAGGAATTCATTTTTATCCTGGGTAATGTATGTCATTTTTACATGCATTTGCtcccccaaactcattttattttgtaaaatttatccCTTCCCCCTTGCTTTACACTTGCAGCCTTGCCAATGGATCTTGTTGGTTTTGGTTACGCGGCCCTTGTGACGTTCGGAAGTATTTGGGGATATAAACGGAGAGGTAAGCCCAAACAAGTTTTTATCAGGATGACATGGTGGGGGTTGATGATTGTGCCAGGATCAGCTGAGGGTCTGTAAGTAGGACATGAAgctaaagatgtcctggaggtagCTGAGGACCAGAAGTGGAAGGGATTCATGGAAGGAAGAGGGTTACGCGGGGCTGGGTATAAAGAGCATTCCAGCCTGGGGGTTCTGGGTCTCCCTCCACTATAGAGTTCTAATCTCACCTGTCATTATCAATTACATAATTAATTGATTTAACTTCCTCAGGGCCACTCACTTATCAAATGAGGAAACCTTTTTGTTTACATAGTCATAGTGTCAAAAAACTGAATTATGTTGATATTATGTGCTGCAAAGAAAAATTTGTTGAATGCTTAAATATCATATCTGAAGTTATCTCTCCAGTTACctttcatgaagaaaaatgaaaggtcagattttatatttcactttGTTTAAGGTAGAAGCATTTGTAGTCACGATGTCTCATATTGctcatatttttatgaaattttaaagatgaagtatattttaaagagtGTTATCTTTGTGGCATTGGTGGACTGAGTTCTAGGGAAAAGCGAGGTCTACACAGTTACCagagttccttccttccttagaGATTGCTGAGAAGTCCAAGGCCAAGAACACTTTTGCCCAGGGTGTGAGGGGCTGGCAGGTTAGGATAGGTTCTCTGCTGTGATTCCTGAGAGCCTGTAATTCACCTTAGacttctgttcttattttttctcccaaTATGTGTAGCATCGTGGAGATATATTTGACGGGGGGAAATGATGACACCAAATTAAGACCTGTAAACAACTACATAAAAGCTGATATTTCATAGTCTACATCAAAGTGGACTCAGTGTAAAATCCTGATAGgattgttataaaaattttttttcattgtcaaaGACATGTCTAAATAACCCTTACTACTGGACGGGAAAGAACATCTAGATATTTCTTCCTGACTTGAAGAggggtggaaagaaggaagtgtgtatgtgtgtgtagatacATATGTGGGTGTGTatatacctgtgtgtgtgtgtattgctggtgaaagagagagggggagggaattgCTTTACTATTCTCGCCCAAATCTCTTCAGGAACATATGAAATCCCATTAGCTGTGCCCAGCTGTACAATGTAGTTCCTTGGCTTCCTGCAAAAACCCCCCTCTAAGTGACCCGGGAAGCCCCCCAGGGTATCATACGTTCACAAAGAAGCCCACCCCTGTAGCACATCGTGAAGAGCATAGGCCACAGAATCATGCATTCCTAAATTCTGCTCTTGAcactaccacttactagctgtgatGCTCTTGTGAGTTGTTTTAACTactgggcctcagttcctcatttgtaaattagCCACTGAAGGTCAGGGGAAGACTGACGTTACATATCTGATGATGAACAATAGCAGACTGTACTGGGGCCCCTCGTTCAGAATAGTGGGTCAGAGAAGGCATCTCTGAGGAGCCAACACTTAACATCCGAAGGTGAGCTGCAGTTGACCCAGTGAACACTGCAGGGAAGAGCAGTCCAGGCAAGGAACAGCATGTGTAGAAGCCATAAGGAATAAAAAGTTTGGCATATTCAGGGAATGTAAGGAGGCCAGAGCTCTAATAATAGAGCAAACTTGGGGTTTTCCTAAGGGCAGTGGGAAGTACTGAGGGTTTTTAATTAGGTCGGGTGATCTGTCTagatgtatgtttttaaaagatcatattACTGTGTTTAGAGAATAGATTTGGGGGGTATGGGGGAGCAATgagaaatttaatgtaatttctaaCTGTAACATTCTAAGCCTTTATATATTTGACATGGATGATATTATTAACTCAGTTTTGCAACTGATAAAACTTAGAGAGGCCAAGTTACTTAGCCAAAGACCTTCTggcaataagtaaaataatttgatCTAGAATCTAGGGCATTTGGCTTCTCCTTCAGGATGCTGCTACTGCTGCCGTTGGTGTGCATGTGCgcacgtgtgcgtgtgtgtgtatgtgtttctgcACTGGTTCTTAACCCTGGTTGCAATGTGaattcctagatattttaaaaataaagctaccatGACCGTACTCCTGGAGATTCCAATCCAGCAGATTGTAAACAGAGTGAATCCCATGCAGCAAGGAGCGTGTGTGTCATGTTCAGCATCACTGACAAGTAGCCCAGTGCACAGAGGGTGCTTGGAGTTGGTCCTGGTGCCCTGGTGTCGTGGGTAGGTGGGTTGGGCTGGCTGACTGCGTCAATGCCCTGGTTCTCCCCGTTTCTCAGTGTAGCTGCCATTCCTGAGTCCTGACGTCTTGAGGCTGGAAGGTTTGTTAACTGTTCAGGGTAGAACCAGTGCTTGGTTCACATAGCACTTCTGTCTCCAACCCTACAAGCTAAAAATACCCTGCATCCTACTTTTATCATCACAACTCTACAATAAAAAGATGGAGGcaaggagaataggaagaaaacagagagggaCCTAAGAAGTCAACtcattgcccaaggtcatgccATCAATGTCAGAACCATTACTATTAGGGAGACTTTCTTATTCCCTGAAGCAATACCTAACACTGCATTGCTATGCATTCAGGGTTTCTCTGCCTTGCATCTGGGGTTCAGCATGAAGCAGTCATTTCTTACAAACTGCCAAGACTACTCTTATTATAGTTGCAGTGCCCAAgtacaaatacatttaaatgtgcATGTGTTATACTCTAAGTAATTCCTTTCATTTTGTGATTCTCTTCTGAGCCCATACTTTTTTCCCCCCCAAGGTGGTGTTCCATCTTTGATTGCTGGTCTTTCCATTGGACTTTTGGCTGGCTATGGAGCTTACCGTGTCTCCAATGACAGACGAGATGTTAAAGTATCTTTGTGTAAGTAAGGTATTTTTCCCAGCTATGGAGAACCGAACCTGGGGGGTGGCTGATACAATGCTTCTAAATTTGATATTATTACTTATCTGTTGTTATTTAGTCTCCAGGCATCAAATTGCCCAAAGTggaatgctaaaaaataaaaactgtcaacCTTCTTCCAAATACTAAAATAGTATTATTAATTAggtctcagtttttaaaaagatgctaatTATTTTCTTCACATCCAGTTACCTGAACACTTATTGAGTGTCTCCTGTGGGTTTAGGTGTACTGCCTGGTGTTCCTGAGGAAAGTTGGATTAGACAGCAGTCCTAGTCTTCCAGGAGtattctgtaaataaaaatttaagttagaAGAGACttccttttaaaagatatttcaggAATGGATTTTAACATGCTCATTTACTCAAACCTTTGTGATGAGCTTGTTTAAGTGTTTTCATAGAGCACTTCATCATTTGAAGAAAATAGCAACTCAATACTTTTGCATAATAGTTGTTACATTAGAAAGCTGAAATGACACCCCTTTTCCCACAAGCAAACACTGATAATGTGTTTGAAACTCCAGTTCATGCAttggtttgtttttcagttacagcttTCTTTCTGGCCACCATAATGGGTGTGAGGTTTAAGAGATCCAAGAAGATAATGCCAGCTGGGCTAGTTGCAGGCTTAAGGTAAgtaagaggggaagagagggagaggaagagggagagaaacagtgatgtgagagagaaagatcagttgGCCGCTTCTCACACATTCCcaaccagggatccaacctgcaacccaggcatgtgccctgacccagaatcaaaccattggcccttcagttctcaggccagcactcaatccgctgagccatacCATGCAGGAcaagaaaaactattttgatttatattttcttctgccATCATTTTGAAGTGCTGAATTTTTGGCAAAAgtcagttttaatttaaaatatcaaggtattttttattacaataagTATGACTGGGAAACCTTAAAATATCTGTACTCAGCCAGTCTTTGGTATTGATGTGCacatggactttttaaaaaatattttatttatttatttttagaggggaagggaaggagagagggagaggagcatcaatgtgtggttgcctcttgcacaccccctgttggggacctggcctgcaacccaggcatgtgccctgactgggaatcgaactggcgaccctttggttcacaggcctgtgctcagtccactgagtcacaccagccagggccacatggaCATTTTTATTGTGTCCACCTAGTGTTGCTGTAGTGTGTGATCACATGTACATTTtacctttttcaaaataaagaactaaGTTAAACCTCATTGTTCCTCAACAGTTACCCTACTGAGGCAGTGAATGTATTCATTTAAATCTGAAACTCATTCTCTCTTAGGGAGTAGGACAGAGTGACAGTCTGATGGTTACTTTgagtttttagggaaaaaaacactatttttaaaatagataaataaggaGCCTCAAGTTTCTCTTAATTTAATTCTATCATTCTATCCATGACATTAATCATGTTACCAAGAAAAGGTTTATAGGTTACACTTTAATTCTTCCTGAAAGCTGCCTTTATATACTGAAAGCCGTAAACATGTTCATTTCCTTTGATAAACATTTTCAGCTTTTTGGAATTTATTCTGAGGAAATAATGAGATGTATCCAATGACTGAtgtttattgcaattttattccTAATGCAAAACAtgataaactaaaaaattaaaaacctaaaaaattcACCAGTAAGGAAATGTTTCAGTAAATGTTTTGTCCACCTAATGGAATATTGAGCAGGCATTACAGGTCATGGTTTCAGAAACTATTTAGTGGCACTGGAAAACCTTAATAACATAagaaaagagttttttttaaaggataaaaaacaaccaaatatagtgtaatctcaatttttaaaagcgTGTATATAAAAAACCAAGTTAGGAAGGGAAATACCTCAAATGGTTCCAGTTTGTTTCTGGGTGGTGGCATAATGagtaattttctctttctgctctaTAGAATTTTCTAGTGTGGCTATGTTTATACTTGTGATTTGGGGAGGAAAAATGTGATTACAGAGACTGCTTTCCAGTTTTAGGCCTGTCTAAAAATGATAATTGTGGTGGAAAGAATCAGAAGTAGGGTTTGTGGATCAAGAAGACAAGACCCCAAAGATATCAAATGCCTTTTAAATTGCTATCTTCTGAAAAGCAACACTGTGTGTTTTAGATTAATTTCCCTATTTTAGGAAAATGACAGTCAGTATTTTCAGTTCTGATGgtataaggaaaacaaatgaaacatgtttattaaaaagaaaaaaaaagtcaagtccCCAATGAATGAAAAGTAGCTGAGGTGATAATAATAACCCCTCAGAATTGTTCCATGATTGTTTTTGCAACTTGCTTTACTTGACAAGCTTTTAAaggttttgtatttcttttgaaacCTTTCTCTCATAAAGCTTCATCCGAGATCTTAAGAACAGCGAGTTctgatttttctcattcattgAGTGAACATTTTTAACTCGTGTCTGGAAAGTATGAGTACAGGGATGATGagattccacccccacccccaacccccacccccacagcactgGCTCCAAGCAGTGGAagtcagggagagagaagccTGGGAGCCAGCGTGTGGGCGCCCCCTGGTGAGGGGAGGCGGCCCTTTCTGTCTCACCCTTGTAAAAGGCGtcctccctttgcctttttctttgcATCCAGCCTCATGATGATTCTGAGACTTGTCTTACTGATGCTCTGAGAATCCGGGGAACCAAAAGCTAAATTCATGTCATTCTACACTAATGGACAGAACATACTCTTGGAACTCAGAAGATAAATTTCGATATGGAATATTAAGTATCGTATTTaatattagaaacaaaagaaactgtTACTTCTAATATGAACACTAGTctaaggtttgttttgtttttaacaaaactGTTTTATAGTTGTCAGGTACTGTTTTCattaaagatatttaataaattgtgATACATTCATTAAGTTGCTATGTTTAGTTTTATGTGTGTggtattttttaacaatttccaGTACCTTCTGAAGTAAGTGTAAATGAAACCACAGCATATCAGATAATGGAATGCCCTAATTGGACTTCACAGAATGCCAATATATCTATATGTCATTTCTACTATATTAGaaattatgtttttccattttcattgtattgctgccaatgttatttttcttttaaaaaactcattttcaaACACTCTGTACTAAAAGAATGTATTCAGTATTCAAATAAAAGATGTTCTGTGttaaatctgttcttttttttttcattttactatctTCTCTATATACTCAAATCATCTTTGACATTTAAATGCTCAATTATTAATGAAAGAGGTTGGGAAGGAGGGTTATTTAAGCCAAAACTCCTCCTCGGGAGCAgatattcattctctctccctgccctgacacccctctctctctctctcgctctctgcCACAGCAATaattctgaaacaaaaatgattttgtcTCAAATCACCACTTTATTTTTAGGCATAgttatgacttttttaaaaagattttgtttgtttatagagagagaaaggaagggagaaagagagtgagagaagcatcaatgtgagagagaaacaccgattggttgcctctcgcataagCTGCAGCTGGGGTCCAGGCCTCCgatccaggcatgtgtcttgactggtcATGCAGGACGGCACCCAATCCActggccacaccagtcagagtggcatAGTTACGACTTTTAAGGTCCAAGGCACTTACTTCCAGGCCTTAGGCTGAATATCAAGAGACCTGAATACCAGCCCAGTTCTCCCACTGATGGTGGTATGCTCTTAGGAAGGTCATTTCTTCTCTCTGAGACTCAGCTTCTCATCCTTAAGGAGGAATTTGGACCAAATAATTGACAAGACCCATTAGAGCTTTAAAAATGTGCAGTTTTTGCCCTGTTGGCTCTGTGTCATGGTATCAGATTTCAAACCcttctttattattgttattattattatttttatttaatctttattatatttttccatcaccatttagtccccttatttttaaaaatatattttattgattatgtgattacagttgtcccagtttttccccctttgtccccctctgcctggtacctgcccttccctccagcagtcccaccccctttagttcatgtccatgggttgtgcatgtaagttccttggcttttccatttcctatatttttctttttttttttttaacttttatagacaggggaagggagggagaaagg from Phyllostomus discolor isolate MPI-MPIP mPhyDis1 chromosome 4, mPhyDis1.pri.v3, whole genome shotgun sequence encodes the following:
- the TMEM14A gene encoding transmembrane protein 14A isoform X2 — encoded protein: MDLVGFGYAALVTFGSIWGYKRRGGVPSLIAGLSIGLLAGYGAYRVSNDRRDVKVSLFTAFFLATIMGVRFKRSKKIMPAGLVAGLRIF
- the TMEM14A gene encoding transmembrane protein 14A isoform X1, translated to MDLVGFGYAALVTFGSIWGYKRRGGVPSLIAGLSIGLLAGYGAYRVSNDRRDVKVSLFTAFFLATIMGVRFKRSKKIMPAGLVAGLSLMMILRLVLLML